The Daucus carota subsp. sativus chromosome 2, DH1 v3.0, whole genome shotgun sequence genome includes a window with the following:
- the LOC108192505 gene encoding TORTIFOLIA1-like protein 4 translates to MSVTKRHPTSSQSDLKNRVITCINKLSDRDTLAVATTELESIAKSLSHDSFSPFLNCLSTTDSSEKSPVRKQCVRLLGLLSTSHGDNLSPHLSKMLAAVVRRLRDSDSAVRVACVAAVSAMASEITKPPFSSLSKPLIDAILHEQDSNLQTGSALCLAAAIEAAPDPEPLQLQKLLPKLLKLSKSDGFRAKAALLSVIGSVVSAGGAQSSGVLKCLIQCLVEFLSSEDWAVRKAAAEALLKLAMTEKCCLLEYKSSCLTSLESRRFDKVKVVRDTMNQAWESWKTISSEEDLLSPQLSRGNCSELNSSPVSEGPRQIEIETHKAKKIIPRNQLPPSDVTLKPIASKTSQSKPKLQFKKTSDHKTEIAEPQQTNLKVVSGDESRIIDTTSPGSVDDGCCRIVKQDAKRVLFRKSHVEKSHKVGSLRSMSRVVPCIENETFEPNGFDEFAYEDSYKNHKEAENLSLIQEQLLHIENQQSSLFALLQRYIGSSQSGMNSLETRVSGLEMALDEISQNIAVSSGNVSDTDSAGNTCCMLPRAEFLSPKFWRKTEGQYSSSRVSFSGRKQLPYVVSDLPNKDADAEKVKQDNSRNQQQNRNNYPRPSRIPRNIIVSGCGELDGGSVENFARY, encoded by the exons ATGTCTGTGACGAAACGACATCCCACGAGCTCACAGTCCGATCTCAAGAACCGAGTCATTACTTGCATCAACAAGCTCTCCGATCGAGACACGCTCGCCGTGGCAACTACCGAGTTGGAGTCCATCGCTAAATCACTGAGTCATGACTCGTTCTCTCCGTTTCTCAACTGCCTCTCCACCACCGACTCTTCCGAGAAATCTCCGGTTCGTAAACAATGTGTACGCCTTTTAGGTCTTCTGTCGACTTCGCACGGCGACAATCTCTCTCCGCATCTCTCCAAGATGCTGGCTGCCGTTGTACGCCGTCTCCGCGACTCTGACTCCGCCGTGCGCGTCGCCTGCGTCGCCGCTGTTTCTGCTATGGCTTCGGAGATCACTAAACCGCCGTTTTCGTCGCTCTCGAAACCGCTAATTGACGCGATTTTGCACGAGCAGGACTCTAATTTGCAAACTGGTTCGGCGTTGTGTTTAGCGGCGGCGATTGAGGCGGCGCCGGATCCTGAGCCGCTTCAGTTGCAGAAGTTGCTGCCGAAGCTGTTGAAATTGAGTAAGAGTGATGGTTTTAGAGCCAAAGCTGCGCTTCTGTCGGTGATTGGGAGTGTTGTGAGTGCTGGCGGTGCGCAAAGTTCGGGCGTGTTGAAGTGCTTGATTCAGTGTTTGGTTGAATTTTTGAGTAGTGAGGATTGGGCGGTGAGGAAGGCAGCTGCGGAGGCCTTGTTGAAATTGGCTATGACTGAGAAGTGTTGTTTGCTTGAGTATAAGTCTTCTTGTTTAACTTCTTTGGAGAGTCGAAGATTCGATAAG GTGAAGGTGGTTCGTGACACAATGAATCAGGCATGGGAGTCGTGGAAGACGATCAGCAGTGAAGAGGATTTATTGTCGCCACAACTGTCTAGAG GGAACTGCAGTGAATTAAACTCATCTCCTGTTAGCGAAGGCCCTCGCCAGATCGAAATTGAAACTCACAAAGCAAAGAAAATCATCCCCAGAAACCAGTTGCCACCATCTGATGTTACCCTGAAGCCTATTGCTTCAAAGACTAGCCAGAGCAAACCAAAACTGCAATTCAAGAAAACCTCGGATCATAAAACTGAAATTGCTGAACCCCAGCAAACCAATTTGAAAGTGGTTTCTGGAGATGAATCAAGGATAATTGACACTACATCTCCGGGTTCGGTAGATGATGGATGCTGCAGGATTGTAAAGCAGGACGCAAAACGAGTCCTCTTTAGAAAAAGCCATGTTGAGAAATCTCATAAAGTTGGTAGTTTGAGATCCATGTCTCGTGTAGTTCCGTGCATTGAGAATGAAACTTTTGAGCCTAATGGATTTGATGAATTTGCTTACGAAGATAGTTATAAAAACCACAAAGAGGCGGAGAATCTATCCCTGATCCAAGAACAGCTTTTGCATATTGAAAATCAACAATCCAGTCTTTTTGCCCTTCTCCAG AGGTACATTGGCAGTTCTCAAAGCGGAATGAACTCTTTAGAGACACGTGTAAGTGGCCTGGAGATGGCACTGGATGAAATATCTCAAAATATAGCAGTATCAAGTGGAAATGTATCAGACACGGACTCTGCAGGAAACACTTGTTGCATGCTGCCCCGTGCAGAATTTTTGAGTCCAAAGTTTTGGAGGAAAACGGAAGGGCAATATTCGTCTTCCAGAGTATCTTTCTCCGGAAGAAAGCAATTACCATATGTTGTATCCGACTTGCCAAATAAAGATGCTGATGCCGAAAAAGTTAAACAAGATAATTCCAGGAATCAGCAGCAGAACAGAAATAATTATCCCAGGCCTAGTAGAATTCCAAGAAATATAATAGTTTCTGGTTGTGGTGAGCTTGATGGGGGCTCAGTTGAAAATTTTGCACGGTATTAA
- the LOC108209008 gene encoding probable inactive receptor kinase At1g27190, which yields MKIHPLFFIFFTTTILFFFTSAIEDDVKCLQGIQSAFTDPQDKLRWSFDNTSVTSICQLTGVSCWNEKEIRLISLQLPAMGLAGTLPESLKFCRSLQTLDLSGNQISGMIPQQICTWLPYLVTLDVSSNDFSGSIPSALVNCKFLNNLILSNNKLSGSIPYEIGRLDRLKRFVVSGNDLSGDIPEDLSRFQEEDFEGNNGLCGKPVGGKCGGMGSKNLAVIIAAGVFGALGSLVIGFGCWWWFFVRGNRKKREERGVGGGKDGRSWVERLRAHRLVQVSLFQKPIVKVKVNDLIVATDDFSDDNIVITTRTGVSYKAILSDGSALAIKRLSACKLNEKQFRSEMNRLGQLRHPNLVPLLGFCVVEDERLLVYKHMPNSSLYSLLYLGVAPTSNSFLLDWPARFRIGFGAARGLAWLHHGCQPPYLHQNISSNVILLDDDYDARITDFGLARLVGSVDSNDSSFVNGDLGEFGYVAPEYSSTMVASMKGDVYSFGVVLLELVTGQKPLEVSNAGEGFKGHLVDWVNQLASVGRTKDVIDNSLRGKGNDDQILQFLKIACTCVMSRPKERPSMYQVYQSLRSMGADHGCLEQFDEFPLNFGKQEHDHKD from the coding sequence ATGAAAATACACCCACTCTTCTTCATTTTTTTCACCACAACTATCCTTTTTTTCTTCACTTCAGCCATTGAAGATGATGTCAAATGTCTTCAAGGTATCCAATCTGCATTCACAGATCCACAAGACAAGCTCAGATGGAGCTTTGACAACACCTCTGTCACCTCCATTTGTCAACTCACCGGAGTTTCTTGCTGGAATGAGAAGGAGATTAGGCTTATTAGTCTTCAACTTCCGGCTATGGGCCTCGCCGGAACCCTACCGGAATCTTTGAAGTTTTGCCGGAGCTTACAGACTTTGGATCTTTCTGGGAATCAGATATCTGGTATGATTCCCCAACAGATTTGTACTTGGTTGCCTTATTTGGTTACTCTAGATGTTTCAAGTAATGATTTTTCGGGTTCTATTCCGAGTGCGTTGGTGAATTGTAAGTTCTTGaataatttgattttgagtAATAATAAGTTGTCTGGTTCTATTCCTTATGAGATTGGGAGGTTGGATAGGCTCAAGAGGTTTGTGGTTTCGGGTAATGATCTTTCAGGGGATATTCCGGAGGATTTGTCGAGATTTCAGGAGGAGGATTTTGAGGGGAATAATGGGCTTTGTGGGAAGCCAGTTGGGGGGAAATGTGGTGGTATGGGGAGTAAGAATTTAGCTGTTATTATTGCTGCTGGGGTTTTCGGGGCATTGGGATCGTTGGTTATAGGATTTGGGTGTTGGTGGTGGTTTTTTGTTAGGGGGAACCGGAAGAAGAGGGAGGAGAGAGGTGTTGGTGGTGGGAAGGATGGTAGAAGTTGGGTTGAGAGATTGAGAGCTCATAGGCTTGTTCAGGTTTCGTTGTTTCAGAAACCTATTGTCAAAGTTAAGGTGAATGATTTGATTGTGGCGACTGATGATTTTAGTGATGATAATATTGTCATTACAACAAGGACCGGGGTCTCGTATAAGGCTATTTTGTCGGATGGATCTGCATTGGCGATTAAGAGATTGAGTGCTTGCAAGCTTAACGAGAAGCAATTTAGGTCGGAAATGAATCGATTAGGGCAGCTAAGACATCCTAATCTGGTGCCTTTGTTGGGTTTTTGTGTTGTGGAAGATGAAAGGCTTTTGGTGTATAAGCATATGCCTAATAGTAGTTTGTATTCACTATTGTACTTGGGTGTTGCTCCGACTAGTAATAGTTTCTTGCTAGATTGGCCTGCTAGGTTTAGAATTGGTTTTGGTGCAGCTAGGGGACTCGCTTGGCTTCACCACGGATGTCAGCCCCCCTACCTCCATCAGAATATAAGCTCGAATGTGATTCTTcttgatgatgattatgatgcTCGCATAACAGATTTTGGATTGGCGAGGCTTGTGGGTTCAGTTGACTCTAACGATAGTTCATTTGTAAATGGTGACTTAGGGGAGTTTGGATATGTGGCTCCTGAATATTCAAGTACTATGGTTGCCTCGATGAAAGGGGATGTTTATAGTTTTGGAGTAGTACTTTTGGAGTTGGTAACAGGACAAAAGCCTCTCGAGGTGAGTAATGCAGGGGAAGGATTCAAAGGACATCTGGTGGATTGGGTTAATCAGCTAGCTAGTGTTGGTCGAACTAAGGATGTTATCGATAATTCACTTCGTGGAAAAGGTAATGACGACCAAATCTTGCAATTTCTAAAAATCGCTTGTACTTGTGTGATGTCAAGGCCAAAAGAAAGACCTTCTATGTATCAAGTTTACCAGTCATTAAGGAGCATGGGTGCGGATCACGGATGCTTGGAACAATTCGACGAATTTCCATTGAACTTTGGCAAGCAAGAACATGACCACAAGGATTAG